The sequence aatagataagCATCACAGAGTTATTCGAATATACAAAGAAAAATTCAGATTGAAAATGCATTCAGAGGGCAATTAGGACGATTTCATGACCATCACTTGATGCCAAAGAGATATAAAAGCTCTCTGAAATGTATAGGTGGCGAAGAAAATACAAATATAGAGGCTGATGACTCCATAGTAAATTAATGTGGACACTCCGCTCAACATAGATGACCCAGTAAAAAAGAAAGATGACATAATAGGAAGCCAAGGGTCATTAAAGATATTCACATATCTTCGTTCGAATTCGAAGATAGTTCCAGCATCGCTAAACTACTGTCATAAATAAAAGGTAAGGTACTGTATGTAAAGAGATATCAGATATGTAAATTGTGGCAATGCCTTCACTAcagttttctcaaaactcgtGTTACGCAAATTGTTTTGTAACGctcttcaaaaattaaaaaaaaaaaaaaaattgttacagaataattgaaaaaaaagtcTTTTCGAACATCAATAATCCCACCCCCTATTCTTTTAAAACTACaagaacaaaaaataaacatccCACAGCATACTGCAAATGAATGCTGTTTTACGGGCAGATATATATGCCTAAATTAGACATAATAAGTTTGCAATACTTATGAAAATGAACAAGTGATATTCTTTCGAGAATAAAAATAGCTCGAGCAATTAACTTTTTCCCGTTACCTTTTAAGCTTATAATGGAAAAAACGGAATAGTTATCAGTCAAATCCATGTTCATTGCCAACCCGTACCTTCCTTGAAAGCTAATGACAGATACTAGCACATTAgaaacccatttggtaaatatAGACATGAAGAAACACGGTCTCAAGGGACACAGACCACAGAAGCATACTTGTAGCAAAGAAAAAATGAAATCTCAGACGCAGATAATTCATATTTCAACAACGGGAGAAAATACTTGCTGGGAAATAAAACCATTTTCACATGATGGCAGCAAAAGAACGTTCGAAACAAAACCCATTTTCAGAATCTACAAAAATGAAACACACACGCAAAACAAAACCCATTCAATCAACAAAATAACTCAAAACATCCACGAcattaaaaaaacacaaaaaaaaaaacagactcTAAAATGCATAAGAGATCAGAACAACAGGAACACACAAAACCCTGAGTACTAACATCAAAGATCCAACAAAGGCAGCTAAAAAAACAAGTTAACCGCGTAAAATTCTTCTTACAGTGAAGCAAATACGAACATAAAGTCCCAAAGTTGCCAGTGAAAATTACATATAAAAAGATCGGAGAGATCTGAACTAAAATTAAACAAAAGCCCACGAATCTTTCGATGAATCTATGCCAATCTGTTGCAAAGAATCTACTCTACCTGATCTTGCAATGTCCTGTTGCGGATGTCTTCCCCTCCTCGGGATGTGAGAATAAATGAGGAATGGACTTGGACGTTGTTTTACATTGgatatcataataaataacagtaaTTTGTGGAAAATGTCGATTACTGTAATAAattagtattattttcaaatgtttgtctttttagaataattaattattagttaattaattaaatgtgtGTTTCAATGTAAtggttcaaaataattttttattgtttaaacaTAAATTGAAATAGAAGTGATAAaagctatttttttatttttaaaatttataaaagttaAACTAGGCATTATTTTCTCAAGATAAAGATTTTTCCAATTTTTGTCCATTTGAACATACTCAATAGATTACATCAATTTACCATGTGATTTTACAGTTATACAAACAAAAATATACTAAATTATGTTCTAACTTTGCAAAACtatgtaaatattttatattccaTTATATTGTAAATTATTAATTGACTCTATTTCATGTTCATGTGAAATGGAGAAAACAACCGCTCATAACCCATACTCAACAGTCGAAACCCATAAATCCTCCAAAGGTAGACAGCTTGGATCGTACCTAAAGCTAATGAAATCCGAGAAAATCAAAACTGCAGTAGGAATTACACCCTCTCTTCCGCCACTAGTGGACTGTTGCACATAAAGGCCGACAAAAGCAACGTTTCTTTACGCGAAAAATGTTTCTGTTAACTAATCACAAGATAAGGAATTCATAATCTCCCCCTATTAGTACTTTCTTTTCTTGTATTTTCACAATGAATACAGGGGTTGCTTCTGCTTTTTTACAAGAATGAAcaattggataaaaaaaatgattttttctaTGTACTCATAagataaaaatacatttatagGTATATAGATTAGTACGTTCATGTGATCCACGATAACTGAAGATAATTTATTGgtgtaaaattattttcttcgtTTGGGTgtggttttagttttatttattttgataattggGTTTTGAGTGGAATTACTGATTTTATGTGCATTTCTATTTATCGAATcgataataaatcattttacattgaatataattttatgttaaacacataaaataaaatgatgtaGAATTTTATAGGAGTCGTTTGTGTATGAAATAGGTTTACAGAGTTTTGTTGGTTACCAACGGTTCAAGTGGTACACCATCTGTGTCAGCTTCGAAGCCCGAACTTGAACCAGTGCCCAGGTCCGAGCAATGCTCTTGTATGTTGCAAAGGTTGCATCGTTGAATGCTCACTTTGCACTTCTATCAGCATATGTGTGTGATCGACCGCTAGTAAGCGTCATCAAGATTGAATTGGTGACAAGGAATATGATGCATCCAAATTGTTGGATCACTATCGGATGGATAAGATCAAATGTGTATCATAATCATCACAACAAATCAAATGTGCATATCTCACAAAGTAATAAACATTCACGATCGATATGAACAGGACTATCGGGTGTAGATTATATTCTTCCACATCAAAAGCCAGAATTCATCACAAGCATGTAGGTTTCCGGAATGACGGAACCTCAATCACCATATTATAAACAGATGGATTGAACCATGTAGATTGGAGTCATGCCATAAGCTTGTGGACCTTTCACCAGTGGATGCAATTTGGACCCCTAGATTACCACCAAACATATCAGTTCATTTGGGTCCAAAAAGTTGTATCCTCCTTCACAAATTGATATCACAATACTtcaaatctataaataagacCTTAACATTCTCCAGTCTCTTGTTTTCCTTCATATCTCGATAAAGAGAGTTCATAAACGCCTATACTTAGAAATTTTGTGTGGTTTGTAGTTCTACCACAATAATAATTACTGCATTCCATAAGCatcttaaagaaaaataatccaACTCTTCAATTTTAAACTTACGCTCTGTCAAACTATTGTTGTCATTTTCAAATTACTTCATTTATACTGCAATCTTAATTAAATATAACCCATTTCAAACGGGTTTTTTGCTTTCATCTCCCCTATACTTGATGTATTTGTCACTTATCTCCCTTGCATGTTATAATTTTGCACTTAATAAGGGAGTTAAGTATCGATACATTAAGTACGTGgatggtgaatgtaaaaatacCAATTCAACTTACCATAGTGGATTAATGGACTCAACGGAGACAATATAGGATGGTTAAATTTATAAACATTTGGCAGTTTTTAGAAAGTCCAAAGAACAGggtcaatcaaaatctttataACAGCCATGCAAGACCCATGGTGAAGCCTAAGTTGAATAATTTCTTCAAGAATGGGGAAAATGGGGACTGAAAGCCGAAAACTATATAAATATGGTCTTGAAGATCGCAACATATGATCTAAGGCAACTCAATAATATAGACTGCACAAGAATTCTCCAAGCTAAAGATCCTTATTCACAGAGTTCACGCAGAAGATTATCCAACGTGATACAAGATAAAGAGGTAGAGACGTACGATATGTAtttattgtataattttggGGACTTGGCCTTTTTTTAAGATACTAAGAGCGTACTCTGCACAGTCGATGAGATCTTCAATGTTGTGAAGAGATCGTTCTTTAGAATGCAGCAGAAAAATGGCTCGAGCCTCGGCTCTCTTGGCTAGCCTTGCTGCTAAGTTGAGTGGCAAATCAGGTGAATTGATGCTCCTCAATATTTGGCGATACAACATCAGTACCCTAGCTCGGTTCCGTGACAAATCCTCTGCAGTTGCCCATATCAAACCTTTCGCCATTGTTAGATTTCCCTTTCAATAGTCGCGTGATTATATGTTAAACCCAACCTGTGCAGAGTATTTAATAGCAGAGTCCTCACTTAGTAGTGTCAGATTAAATACAAAACAGGCACTTTCCACGCATCAAACGACCCAGTTTCACTCAGTACTTGTATCAAACACATTGAACTCAACATATCATCAACTACAGCTGGCATTGCGTTCACAATGGAGAAATTAATGGCAAGAGTTTCAATGAAATATTACCATTTACCTCGAGTAAACAAGATTTTTGCCTGATGAGCTTTAGGATGTAGATATACTCTACCAGCGGTACTTGGAAATTGAACTAGATGGAACGAAACCAAACAAGCTGGTTTGGGTACGTTTTAAGTTGATCATTCTTTTATAAATTAATcgaataaaaatattgattttgttcaaaatttaaataaaaaatatccaaaccaaactaattttataaatatattaattttaaatggtaaaggtattttatttcatttttaagcATAAGTTTGTTATatctgattttatttttttttcttaagtatttttcttaattattaagAGATATTTGTTGATAGTTCAAACTTTTTAAAGTTCAAGTGCTTATTTTGAGGATTTAACTTTTTATGCTAACTTTGTACTGAATTATCATAAATTACATTGCTAAATGTTTGAATATCAatgttaatatttaaatttatctatTTATAATAGCTAGTTAACAAATTTTGAGTTATATTTATAAATGAGAAACCTAAAAATTTATCTATTTATAGTAGGTAGCTAAATCGAATCAAACTAATATTTCAGGTTTGGTTCGGTCTGTCTCTAGTAAGAGAGCAAAACCTTTATGATAAAACCTCAAACCTaaccaaataatataatttttgcaAATTGTAAACCATACCATCAACGCTTAAAAGCCAACCCaaatcaaaccaaaccaaacctaTGTTACGATTTGGTTTGGTCCTTTcaaatttagttttaaaaattgaaaaatataaaatttattaaagtaACATTTGTTATTAATTTCTCATACCGTTAATGATAATGACAAAACTAAAAATCAAAcactttatttatatatataatgaacatattatatatttataaaatcggTTTGATTCAATTTGGttggatttttttaatcaaaactttgaaaCAATCCAttccattttaattaatttgaaaactCAAATTGACTAAAAACCAATTCAAACAAACTATTTCTAAGCAACCCTAATATATAGTCGTAAATGGTTTGAATGAATTTACATTAATTTGCTATTTAGAATATCGTGTAGTTCCAGTTTTTGCcaaaatccgaatcaatccaATTCTGCTTCCGCTACGCGCTGCGCTAGCTAAACAAAGTGTGGAGCCCTCGCAAAATAATCCGCCAGCAATGGCTGCATTGGGTGGAAAAAATGCATAGGAAGTCGATAACAGCACAGAAAACAGTTTATGACCAATATCATTTTAAAGTACCATATTCAGCGGGAAAACGATGGCGtagtttctaaaaaaaaatcaagaaaaaggagagaaaaatcCAACAATTCAGGTCGCATTTAGCATTCTGATCTGTAAAAGAATGCAGGAAAAAATAGGATACAAGTATAAACGAACCAATACTTGTTAATTCAAGGTAAAGTGCTCAATTTCCCTTGAACATCTCGATTTCGATTCTTATGAAAGGAAACAGGCGATGTGATATTTTTCTTTGTAATGGGTTCGATCCGGCTTGCCTTGGAATTACTCTAAAGGCTATATGACTCCAAGAAAGGGAAGGTTTGAGGATTAGGTGTGAGGAATCCAAGTACTCATCTCAACACATGTACAAGCACATTCTCAACTCAAAAGATAGTTTATTACAATCCACCGCACATGCTATTTCACTAAACTTCAGAGCAAAGCACCATAACCGATCATGAGTATCcattaaacttgaacatatCAAAAGCGGTTCAAGAGTCAACTGGAGAAGCAAATGACTCAgggaaatatttcaagaaaaacaaaaaacagaGCTTAAAACTTAAGAGAGCGAGGGAAGAAAGAAGTAAAGAGAATACTGTCTTTTCTCAAAGACCTTAGGTTACAAACAAACGCTCAAGAAACAATTCATCTGCAAGGTAATGAAAACTAGGAATTAACTTGGCCGAAGAAAATACCACTGTCAAATTCTTTCTGCCGCAGAAGAAAACCCAGCGTGTTGCAGATACGTCAAAGGTACTCTTTTGAAATTAAATAGTAACAGACAATGGTTAAGATCTCAGCATTTGGAAAGTAGCACCTTCATTATTTCCAGttaaaacacaattaaattaCCAACAATAAAGTGGATTGATTCAATAAGTCGTGAAAATCTACAATCCACATATCATGAATCTATGCAGAGTTATGCAAACTTATTGGATTGAGACTGCACACCTCATATACGGCTAGGACAACCCAATCAAACCAGTAGAGGTGCCACGCTTTCTGGGATCGATCAATTACCATCAACTAAGCAAGTTCTGTGCGGTAATGTACAAATGCTATTGTTATAAGGCCAAAACATTCTTCAAAACCTATGTTAGAAGTGTTAACAATCATAAGATTCAGCAAGTAGTATATTGTAATAGTAATTCTGCAAAGTACACAAGCACACCTGAACTATTATTATGTTCCAGGTTTAAAATCAACTTATTTCTGTAGACTTTGAAAAAAAACTACCAACGAATGTTCTAGACCTATGATCAAATTATTTATGTAGATGTagagtttgaattttttttttaccaacaaTCGTTCCACACCTATGATCAACTTATTTCTGTGGACTTTGGAAAAAATTATCAACAAATGCCACACGGACCAAGCCAAACACCTACATTCAAGTTTATACACAGGTTACCCCATAAGCCCCAAATAGATACAAACCCAAAGACTAGCCAAAACATGTTAACCAATAACTAGTGATGTTTATATCACACAACGTCCACAAACCAGACACCAAAAAATTATAAGCATTATAACACCACACAGCACAATAACAGCAGGGAGCTGAACATGCTATCTATCGTGTGAAATGAAACGACTGCAGATTCAAAATCTCCTCACGCTATCCCAATCCACAAAacctaaaacaaaaataaagatgGATTATTGCGTCAATCAATATGCAAGAAAAAACGCAAAAAGCCGCAGAACCACACCAAAATGTCTAACTAACACACGATTGCAAAATCGACTGATAGGCGATAAGTATAGTAGAGAAAATTCGAATTAGAGTCTATTAAGTTCCTTCAGACAGGGCTGAGGAGCTGAGAGAGAGAAGGCTTGGGCTCGGAGTTCATGCCGATGATGATGACCAAAGGGATGAAACCATAGTGAGTAATGACTTTGGCCTTCTTCATCGTCCAGGTGCTCCACTCCTTCACGAACCTCGCCGCCACAGCTACGGTGGATCCATCCTCATCCGCCGCCGCGGACTTCTTCACAGATTTCCCTTTCCCCGCCTTCAGGGACACCTTCGATGCCATGATTTTTCTCTCTATGTTTAACAAAAATGCAAGGAACGCCCCAGAAGCCAAAATAGGTCAAGACTTTTGATGCTGCCAGATATATTTTCGTTAATCCAATGCCCAATGGATCGTGGAATTATTGAGTTTCTCTCTCTCTCGTAATTATTGAAATTTTGTGAATATTTAGAATTAAATTTACCACTAATTTATGTATCGAAAAAAATTAAcattgattttgaaaatatataagaTAGTTTCTTATTGAAgatgaaatttataatataatttatatgagAATTATATTTTTCCTACATATGAATATAGTAGTTTATTAAtaacaatttttattaaaactagTACCACTTAACACgcgaaaattatgaatttcaatTATAAACTTTTAGTTGAGGATATTAAATTGTTATATAAAGAACATATATAatccataaaataataaaattacttACTAATAGCATATGTGAGCATAATAGAAAAATCCAAGATTTGATGATTGTAAAAGTCATTCATTCTTTATATATAACAGTATCCATTTGCAAGCGGTTTAGCTACGTGATGGTGCATtcgattatgatattttaatgatttttaaatgataaatttttgttgattctataaatttttattgatttttacataatttcacatatttataaataaatttatgtatatTCCTGTAGCTTTTTTGTAAAactttttttagatttttgtaaactttttcataaaatcatatagattttataaatactaataattaattgacattGATAACTTATCAAGTTTGAtattgtttttcaaaattttaaataattttacttatttaaaatttaaataattcaattattacatgtgtatatatgtgagtTTGTATatatgtttgtaaatttttgaaaatgcaTCTTTGTATTAATCTGCAATCTCATGTTTGaactgattatatatataaatatttatttatgtgaaaataatattatttaacattatatggatataatttttggaaaaaatttgatgatttacagattaatttaaaatactaaaaagaattataatcaaattttagtcaaaaaaattaataaaaaattatttttatttattaaaaaaattactattattgttaattttatgtgtcaataaatttttttgtttttatatatatagtataataattttattaaaaaaattcataattataattaaaaacttTGTTAATTTCAAGATTACAAgtaagttataaaaaaaaaattaaagtgtaATTCTTAAACAATATTGACGTAGAATTTAAAGATTAgaagttataaaaaaatgaagtataatttttaaataacaaatgaaacaaaatatttatcaattatatcatatattttttaaatataaattatgccttaaaatcttaattttttttataatgtttGTTGCGAGactattcaattattaagaataCAGCTCGGTTATTTTTtggatcatattttattattaatctaaatcataaattaaaaatcataaaataaatttcaaaaattaaaatttgatattaataattttgatttgaaactatcgtaaaataaaaaattaataaatgaaCCATCGGtgaaaaaaatgcaaaaatctgaaaagaaaaacaaaaaaatgtacacatatattatacattttaaaaCGTGAGAAAGTGATAAAGAAATATGAAAGGAGAGAAGATGGGTGATGTGAGATAAAGCGAGGAAGAAAGAGCTTATgagtcaaaaattttaaaaattcatcttATTATTTGGGTTGaaccaaatataatttttgataatttataattatatgttgTACTTTGATATTTGTATGAtaataaatttcatatatttattaaaagtatattaatttaaaaaaagtatattaaaaatttaaataaatctaaaactgaagttttaatttaaaatatcaatatcgAATAccagattattttttaaaattatataaaaatctattttgaatacttaaaaaaaacaaaactaaacaaaacaaaagtCTTTAAACAGCGCATTGATAATTTATAGGCTTTTGAAGAGAGGATTTCGAGCACCATAAGTAGAGTGTAGAGTCACAACATCGATAATCCTTGCTTCAAGCGAAGATGGGGGGAGGGATGGAAACGAACAAGAACCGTTGGATCGAGGATTGGTCCACGGCTAGAGAGAATCTGGAGCACAATTTCCGCTGGACCCGCCGCAATTTTGCGCTTGTCGGAATATTCGGCATCGCTCTGCCCGTTCTCGTCTACAAGGGCATCGTCCGAGAATTCGTGagattttattttcgtttttgctgTTTTTTTAGTTTTGTTCTGTCTGTGGCTTAATTCTGTTTCTCGCCTTGCGATCTATGGTGATTTGAGTTGGTTTTTCCAGAGAAACGTGATCGATAGGTTTGGTTTGGTCCGTTATTAGTGACTTTTGTGTTGAATTTCCCGTGTGGTTTGGGAGTAACGTTTTTTACAGATTTGTTAAGGACAAGCTTGTTTAGATATTAAGAAACGAGCTCTGCACTAAAAAATTGAAGAGTTTTCCCCCAAATGTTGGTAGGATTTCAGATCCTCCTTCACCACTATTCAGCGAAAAATATAGATTTCTGCTTGTTAGCTTATCTTAAATAGTTAATTACGAGATTGGGAGAAGGAAAGAGTATAGGAAACCATATTCATTAACCAAATTTCAAGATATATAAGAAAGAAAACCTCACATGAATAGAGGATGGGCTCGAGGCCGACCAAGGTGTATATGTTTCAA comes from Primulina huaijiensis isolate GDHJ02 chromosome 2, ASM1229523v2, whole genome shotgun sequence and encodes:
- the LOC140971500 gene encoding uncharacterized protein; translation: MGGGMETNKNRWIEDWSTARENLEHNFRWTRRNFALVGIFGIALPVLVYKGIVREFHMQDEDAGRPYRKFGFL